Genomic segment of Amphibacillus xylanus NBRC 15112:
CATTAATTTTGTCTTGTTCCATTACATCTTTTAATAATGTGTCGTGCAGCCCAAATCCGACAGATGCTAAGACAATTAAAAAGGTTGTCCCCATTGCCGAAGCAAGCACAGTCATAAAAATTCTCATTTTGTTTTTTCGGATGTTTTGTCTAACGAATTTCATCTGATCTTTAAAACGCATGCTGATCCCCTCCTTCAATTAAACGACCATCTTGGATTTCGATTGTACGATGACCAATTCTCGCTACTTGTTCATCATGAGTAATAATTAAGAAGGTGATATTTAGCTCTTCATTTAACTGCTGGATAAAGTTTAGTAGATCAGCCTCTGTTTCACTATCAAGACTTCCTGTTGGCTCATCTGCTAAGATGATTGGTGGATTTAGGACAAGTGCTCTTGCAACGCCTACACGTTGTTGTTGACCGCCTGATAATTCACTCGGATAGTGTCCATGGAAATCTTCTAAGCCCACTCTTTTTAGTGTTCGTTCGGTTATTGCTTTCCGATCACTTTCTTTGATCCCTTTTAAAATTAAAGGTAACTCAACATTCTGATATGCAGTCATTGAAGGGATCAGTTGAAAATTTTGAAAGATAAATCCGATTTGCTCAAGTCTAAAATCGGCAAATTCCCCTTCTGAGAATGTTGTTACATCTTGATTATTAATGGTGATTTGACCTGCTATAGGCTTAATGAATCCCCCAATTAAATTTAATAATGTTGATTTACCTGATCCGCTTCGGCCGATAATCGTAATGATTTCCCCAGCATTAACTGAAAAAGAAATATCGTGAAGTACAGGTAAAGTAGTTTCTTGTCCTCTTTTTCCCATTACGAAATGGTGGGACAAATTCTTTACAGTAATCATTTATATAATTCCCCCTGTTCTAAGCTTTCTAGTGTTAATGACGTAAGTAAAGTTAAAAAGGATGCAAAAAAAAGCATATTGAAACAAAATCGGGCTCAATATGTAAGTAAATTGTTGTATTTATTTTGTGATACATGCTTAAAATTAAGCGATTAATCACCATTATTACACTGAGTCAATTTCATAATACAAAAATCTAGTTAAGAACACGAAAGATTACAAATAAAAATACAATATCATACGTAAATAAAGAAGCCTAATCAAGTGATTGGAACGGCAGGCGGCGACTCCAGCGGGAACAATCGTGTCCGAAGATCCAGTGATAAAAGCTTGGAAAGCTTTTATCAATTAGCTGAGTTTAACGAAGGCAAGCTAAAACCGTCACGTCGTGTGACGACGCTTGCATGACCTACATCCTGTAGGCCCGAAAGCGTCCGCCTAGAGTGGAAATCACCGCGTCACCTGTAACCCAATTGTTCGTGTTTTATAGCCAATTAAGTCATTATGAAATTCATTCACACTATATAAAAAATATAGCCTGTAGTTAAGTTCATTAAAAACTTTTCTACAGGCTATAAAGGTATTTATATAAGTAAACATTATAAATCTAAAAACTGTGAGACAATAGTTTCAAATTGGTTCATCAACGGATGGTATGACGTTTTGTTAATGCCTTCTGTTACACTTTCAAGCATTTTTTGATAATACCATTGTTGGTCGCTTTTCCCTCTTTCAAAGTCATACCACATATTATCACCGTAAATCATCTCATTATTAATAATTGAATCGAGATTATCAATTTTATCAGCGCAAACGATTAATTTAGCATCTAATGATGCGTGACGAATTTGATCAATACTTTGTTGTTTGCGTAATTCCCAGGCTAATGTCTTTGTTTTTTCAGTTACTGTATGAACAATTTGTGCAACTCGATGGCCAAATAAAACGTCTATTTCTTCGATTGTACCATCTGTATCTTCAACAACATCATGTAATAGTCCAGCAATTACTAAATCCTGATCACAATCGTGTTCTTTTAATAACATAGCTACACGATATGGGTGTGCAATGTAAGGCTCTTTACTCACTTTCCGCTTTTGTCCATCATGCTTAACAGCAGCATACGATATAGCCCGCATTAATTGAGCGTTTAACATAGTTCTCTCCCCCTTTATCCGTGCTAGCTTAATAAAATTTATTGTAGTACTATTATTATACTTATTTTACTGGCGATTATAAAGAATCATATTCAGCAGAAAATAAATAAAAAAGTTGTGGAGGTAATTTTGTGAAGTTAAGAAAGGTTAGTCTTTTATTACTTATCATCTTTATTTTATCAGGGTGTGCTGTAGAAGATAAGCAAGTAAGTTTTTACAATCAAAAACAGATTGATAGATCAAGTAAAGTCACTTTGGCTTATTTACCAGCTGAAAGTTATCAATTATCTATTGCGGCTATAGGTGATTTACTCATTCATGGTCGTGTATATGATGCCGCTCGTATTGCCGATGGATTTGACTTTATGCCGATGGTAAATGAAGTGAAGGATTATTTAACTAATGTAGATATTGCAACTGCTAACCAAGAGACAATGATAGGCGGTGAAGCATTTGGTTTATCGACTTATCCGCAATTTAATAGCCCACACGAGGTGGGTGACATGGTTAAGGAATTAGGGATTGATATAGTGACATTGGCAAATAATCACACGCTTGACCGAGGTGAGCAAGTAATTTACTCAGCACTGGATTATTGGGACAAACTCGGGGTGCTTTATACAGGTTCTTACCGTGATCAAGATGATCGAGATCACATTCGCGTAATTGAAAGGAATAATATTGCTGTTTCATTTTTAGGCTACAGTTATGGAACAAATGGTATTCCAGTACCCACTGGAAAGGACTACTTAATTAATTTAATTGATCAGGAACAAATCGCTAAAGATATTGCTAAGGCTAAAGAAATTTCTGATGTTGTAGTTATGCATTTACATTTTGGTGATGAGTATATTCGTATGCCAAATATGTTTCAACAAGAACTCGTCCAATATGTTGTTGATCAAGGTGTTGATATTGTATTTGGTCACCACCCGCATGTTTTATAGCCTGTTAAGTGGGTTGAATCACAAACGGGTCAACAAGCTTTCGTCATTTATTCATTAGGTAATTTCTTATCTGGACAAAATGAGCTTTATCGACAAATTGGCGGGATTGTTGAGTTGGTAATTAACAAAGAAGTGACATCTCAAGGAACAACAATTTCATTAACTGAACCTAAGTTTTTACCGACTTATGTAGATATCAATCAAGGCTTTAAAGTTAGCCCGTTAAAAGATGTGACAGATCAACAATTATCTAATGCCAGTTCACACTATCAGGAGATTAAATCTCATATGTCTCAATGGATGCCAGAGCTTGATTTTTTTGAATAATAAAACATTAAAAAATGCGTGCCAAATCGCATCAATGACGGTATAATATTGACGGAGAATGACAGGTTAAAAATGACTAAATAAGGAGCATGAAATAATGGAGTGGGGAAATATATTTAGGGGAATAATGATAGGGGCATCTAATGTTGTTCCTGGAATAAGTGGGGGTACGATTGCAGTACTTCTTGGGATCTATGATCGGTTAATTTTCGCAATTAATAACCTATTCAGTAGAAAGTGGAAAGACCAATTAACATTTCTGATTCCATTGGGAATTGGAATGGTTATTGCTACCTTTTTATTTTCTAGTGGTTTAAAGTGGCTATTTGAGCATTATCCAAATCCAACCCAGTTTTCCTTTATCGGGTTAATTATTGGTACGCTGCCATTACTTTTTAAAGAGTCAAAAGTAAAAGGAAATATTAAAGGGTATCATATTTTACTATTGATCTTGTCAGTGATCATTGCAGCTAGCTTTATGTTTTTTAGAGGAGATGAAGGATTAATTATTACAGAAATTGATCTTAAAATGTATATTTTTCTTTTATTCTCAGGCTTTTTAGCTAGTGCAGCGATGATTCTCCCTGGCATAAGTGGCTCATTAATTTTATTGATGATGGGTGTATATGGAACGATTATTAATGCAGTTACTCAGTTACAATTGGACATTTTAATAGTTGTTGCAGTTGGTGTCGGTATCGGTGTAATTACCATTAGTAAAGTGATTAGCTACTTGTGGAATCAATATCCATTAGCAACTTATATGGTCATTATCGGCTTAGTCATTGGTTCAATTTTTGTCATTTTCCCAGGTTGGCCTTTATCTGGAATCGATATTTTATTAAGTGGACTAGCTTTATTACTTGGCCTTGTTATTGCTTATTTACTTGGCCGAGTTGAATATAAAGATAATAATTAATGATAGTTAGGAAGTGATGCGATGATCCGTGAAGCAACAATTCAGGATTTAGATGAAATTATGATAATCGTGCGTGACGTAGTCAAATGGATGCACGAAAGAGGTAGCCGACAATGGGATAGTAGCTATCCATCAGAAGCGGATTATCTAAGAGACATCAATAAACGTGAATTATTTGTCTATCTACTAGACGAAAAAATAGTTGCCGTTTATACAATTAGTCGTGAAGGACATAAAGAGTACCCTTCAATTAATTGGGCTAGCAGTGAACCTGCTTGGACACTGAAACGTATAGCCATAAATCCTGACTATCATGGTCGTGGAATTGCAGATCAATTGATCAAGTTTGCAGAAAATCATGCGAAGGAATCTGGAATTTATCGATTAAATACAGACACATATAGTGAGAACTTTCATGCACAAAAAGTATTTACACGCCACGGCTTTCAATTAGTAGATAAACGAGTTGGTCGACGAGGACCAATTGAATTTTTCTACTATGAAAAATTGTTAACTAAAGAAGATTAATTCTTCTATTGCTAACAGTGATCACTATCGATCTCAAGAAGTAATGAGATTGCGTTCTTGAATTCAAAAAAGCCTCTTCCTAAAGGAAGGTGCTTTTTTTATCAGCACATTAGCATAAAGTTTATTAATATACTTTCCATATTTTTTTGTCAGCAAAATAATTAGCATTTATACTATTATTCGGTATACTATATGAATATATCGTAAATTGGGAGAGAACATTATGGATCAAGAAAAGGAACTTTATAAAAAAAGAAAGCAAGACCCTTCACTAAAATTATTCGTGGTATTATCAAAGGCATATCGCTCCGTTGCAGATCGAGTTGCAGCAGATATTCGCAAGAGTGGACTGAATACAACTGAATTTGGTGTGTTAGAATTGTTGTACCATTCAGGCGATCAACCATTGCAAAAAATCGGTGATAAAATACTTTTAGCAAGTGGTAGTATTACTTATGTCGTTGATAAATTAGAAAAAAAGCAATATCTTAAACGCACTCAATGTGCTGAAGATCGACGTATTACGTTTGCTTCAATTACTGATAAGGGAAAGGAATTGTTAAACGAAATATTCCCTACTCACTGGGAGCAAATTGAGAATATCACTGCAGGATTATCAGAAGAAGAAAAATTAGTAGCGATAGAATTACTGAAAAAACTAGGTAAGCATGCTGATCTCTATGAAAATAATTAATCGCCTGACCTCTTTCTAACAATATGATGCTTAGAAAGAGGTCTTTTTATTGAAGATAAAACAATTATTTGAATCGAAAGAATTTTTATAATTTGTGTAAGTGCGTTTATCTGCATGAAAATTGGGTATACATTTAAAGAGTTTAAATGAATAAGAGTGAAATAATCGGGCATTATTAATTGTGTAGTTTCGATATGTAATCTGAAATAAGCAAGAATTCGAAGAAGCTATTCAATTAATGATCTGCCTATAATTATTGAAAATATATAGTTTAGTTAAATTGAAGATGCTAGAGACTCTTATTTAAGAGAGGGGATTCGAAACTATGTCAGATGAAGTTATCACTGTTTATACAAGTGATGATTGTATTGAATCACAGCAGATGATCAGGTACTTAGATGAGTTAGGAATAGTTTATATTGAAAAGAGTGTTAGTGAGGATAGGAGAAATCTTAAACAATTACAAGCCAAAAATATTTATTCAACACCAGCTTTAATTTATGGTGACAAAATAGTTTTGGGTTTTCTAAAAGATAAAATTGATCGATTAATTAAAAAGGCCTAGCACAGATTAATGAACGATTTAATCGTCTCACTCATATGATAATTTATCAAAGAATAATGAATAGGGGTGTTACTATGCGATTAAATCGGTTCTTCTTTCCACCCAACTATCAAATGCCAAATTATCATCAACCGAATCAATATCCACCACAATATTCACAAATGACGCAACCATATTTCCCACCAGCACATCCAAACATGCCCTTTCATCAAGGGAATTGGCAACCACCTTTTCAAGGAATGCAAGGGATGGGCGTAGGACAAAAACCAACAGCAAAAGGTGTCATGGGCTACTTCCAAAATGAACAAGGTCAATTTGATCTTGATAAAGTTTTAAATACAGCTGGCCAAGTCGCCAATACGTATCAGCAAATTTCGCCGTTAGTTAAAGGTATTGGCTCATTTTTAAAAGGTAGCTAGCTCATTCAAAGTCTTGTCAATATTGGCAAGACTATTATTTTTACTAAAAGGATGATTATTAATGATTGGTTGTTTATGTATTCACGGATTTACAGGAGGACCTTATGAAATTGAGCCTCTAACCACTTTCTTAGAAGAAAAAACGGACTGGCTTATTAGTGTGCCGACATTGCCCGGTCATGGGTTAGACTTACAACTAGATGATTATACACATCAAGATTGGTTAGATGCAGCTGACGAAGCTTATCAAGAGCTAGCCGCTAAAGTTGATGTTGTATATGTAGTAGGTTTTTCTATGGGAGGGATGATTGCGGCATCACTAGCAGCTAAATATCCTGTTGCAGGATTAATTATGTTATCTCCTTCAAGAAAGTATCTTAGTTTAGTTAAGCTTGCTGCAGAAGTTAAACTACTCATTAGAGATCGTTTCTTTGGAGAAATTGAAAATAACTTAACATATCAAAACCTCAAACTTAAACGAGGTGCAATACCAGCTCGTGCATATATCGAATTTGCTAAGTGTATTGCTAAGACTCGACCTTACTTAAAGGACATTTATTGTCCGGTTCTCGTTTTACAAGGGATTCAAGATGGACTAGTCCCTTATCAAACAACACATTACCTAACAGAAGAAATTCCTGTTGAAATTGATGTAATTTATTATGCTGATTCAAAGCATTTAATTTGCTTAGGTGATGATAAAGAAGTAGTGATAAATGCAGTTTACGAATACTTAATGAAAATTGAAGATAGAACTAGAAAAAAGATCACAAGCTAAGTTGTGATCTTTTTTAATCTCTTCGTTTATTATCACTGAAAAATGCCATTACAATCGCTTCACTACCAGCATGGATTGAAAGTAACGGTCCCATTTCAGCTGTAATAATTTTATTAAATTGATACTTCTCTTTAATCGTCTCGACAATCGAATCTAAACGTTCTTTAGCTTGAGCATGTGTAATGACAAGCTTTTGATTTGCTGTTTCAGAAATGTATTCACCAATTTTATCGATAAATCTTATTGTTGCTTTTTTGCTTCCACGTACTTTCTCAAGTACTTCAACTTTACCTTCTTTACTAGCTTGAAGGAGAAGTTTAACGTTTAATGTTTTTGCGACTGCTCCTCTAATACGGTCTAACCGACCGCTTCGAATCAGATTATCTAACGTTTTAAGTACGAATACAGTTCTTAAATGTTTAACGCGATCTTCAATAAAATAAATGAGCTCATAATAATTAAAGCCTGCTTTAATTTTTTCGACTGTTTCTTGGATTAGCAAAATTATTCCAGATGAAGCGGACTCGGTATTAATAATTTCAATCTGTCGATCAGGATCATCTTCAATTAACATGTTTTTAGCCATTAATGCATGCTTATACGCACTACTCACGCCGTTAGACACGCTAAAGTGAATAATGGGTTTATCCTTTGGTATTTCTTTAAAGACTTTGTAGTATTCATATGGACCAGCAGCTGATGTAGTAGGTATTGCCTTGCTGTTTTCAAGTCTGGTCGCAAAATCTTCAATCGTTACATCTTCAGATCGGATTTGTTCATTATCTAAATGAATATAAAGAGGAATAACTTTAATTCTCCAACTATCACGCATCTCAATCGGTAAATCAGAACCACCATCAGTAATGATTTGAATTGTCATTTGCACACCTCATTGTGAAAAATATAATATAATTCATTTAATACATATATACCCATAATCAACCTAATTAGTCGCTTTATTTAACAAAAGGTTAAGGTTAGGTAGATTTATTTTATCATGATTTTCTTATTATGTCGTTTGAATTAAGAACTATTACTAGAACATGAACCAATAGTGTGTTAAAATAGGCACATCCATTGAATGCTCGTTAGTTAACCTCTTTCAATAAATTGGAGAGAGGTTTTTTTCCACGTTAATAAACATACAGATTTGCGGGTAACCTTATAATATAGTTACAACCCATTTAATGATCGCCATGAACGGTTAGTTACTATAAGTCGAATGCTGTATAATAATTTGTTATGTACAAAAAATTTTTTGTAATCAAATGAAAAAATGAGATAAAATACTCACAACAAAGTGATTGTATTGACTAATGAAAATATATGTTAACGTGTCGTTACAAGCACACGATGAGATTTAGAAAAAGGAGTTTGAAATCAAATTGACAACATTTCAAGAACTAAACATTTCAGCGCCAATCTTAAAAGCATTAAGTAATATGGGCTTTGAGGAAGCAACGCCGATTCAGGAACAAACAATTCCACTTGGCTTAAAAGGTGAAGACGTTATCGGACAAGCACAGACAGGTACAGGGAAAACAGCAGCCTTCGGAATCCCTATGATTGAACAAATTGAGAAAAAACAAAGAAAGATTCAAGGGTTAGTTGTAGCACCTACACGTGAACTTGCAATACAAGTATCAGAAGAGATTCACCGTATCGGTAAATTTAAAGGCATTCGCTCACTTCCTATTTATGGCGGTCAACAAATGCAACGCCAGATTCGCTCACTTAAGGAAGGCCCGCATATCGTAGTTGCAACACCGGGTCGTCTACTTGATCATATGCGTCGAAAAACAATTAATATTAGTGATGTTAAGACAATTGTCTTAGATGAAGCTGATGAAATGCTAAATATGGGATTCATTGATGATATTCGAGAAATATTAAAAATGATTCCGCATGAGCGTCAGACATTACTGTTCTCAGCAACAATGCCAAAAGAAATTCGCCAAATTGCATCAACAATGATGCGTGAACCAAAAGAGGTTAAAGTAAAATCTAAACAATTATCTGTAGAAAATATTGAGCAGAGATTTATTGAAGTTCATGAAAAACAGAAGTTTGATGCTTTAACAAACCTTTTAGACATTCATGTACCAGAACTAGCGATTATTTTTGGTCGTACGAAAAAACGTGTTGATGAATTAACAGATGGCCTTCAAGCTAGAGGCTTTCGAGCAGAAGGTATTCACGGTGATTTAACTCAAGGTAAACGAATGAGTGTTTTAAATAAGTTTAAAAATGGCCGAATTGAAATTCTAGTGGCAACAGACGTAGCTGCGCGAGGCTTGGATATATCAAACGTAACACACGTTTATAACTTTGATATTCCGCAAGACCCAGAAAGTTATGTACACCGAATTGGTCGTACAGGAAGAGCGGGTAAAACAGGTGTAGCTATTTCATTTATTACACCACGTGAAATGCCGCATTTAAAACTCATTGAAAAAGTGACAAATGCTAAAGTTAAAAGAATGGATATGCCAACACTTGCAGATGCAAAACGTGGTCAGCAAAAAATTGCATTGAAGAAATTAACAAGAGCAATCGAATCACAAGATCTAGATGATTATCGTGAAGAAGCAGCTGCTTTATTAGAAGAATATGATTCAGTTACAATTGTAGCTGCAACATTGAAAATGATGACTAAAGAAAGACGACAAACGCCTGTTACACTTTCTTCTGTTCAACCATTAAGTGTGAAGCGCAGTAAAGATAATCGTAAGAATTTCAGAGGTAAGAACGACTCTAATAAAAAGCGTCAGTTTGGTCGAAAAGGTAAGCCAGCTGGACGTAATCGTAAATTTAATAACAAACGTGCTTCAAAATAAATAATTAAAAAAGCTTTCCGCAATTGGGAAAGCTTTTTGGTTCAATGTCAAATAGTGTTGGTAGGTTTTATAATTAGTCGAGAATAAATTTATTTTAGTTTTAATAAAGATACAACTTGTTCACCGCAGGTGAAATACACTCGCTTTCTTACGTTTAGTCAAGTGTTTAAATCCCTTTTTTTAATTAATTCCCGGAGGGGTACCCCTCCGGGAATTAATTAAAATTTTGCACTTCGAATAGACCTTGTGTTTTTTGTCTTTTTTTCAAGGTCTATTGTGTTATAATTAAATCATAGTATGATTATTGTTGGCTTGAAGCTTTCTCATAATCATACAATAGGTCGTTTTGAATAAGATGAAATGCGACTTTCAAGAATTTATTCATACAAGCGACTACTGCAACCTTATGATGCTTATTATAGGGTTGTTTTTTTAATTTATAATAATAATCAACTAAATGATTTATTTGTTTTCCTTTAGCAGAAAGCATTGAGACAATCATAAAATACAAAATACCACGCAGTCTACTATTACCGCGTTTATTTATACGATCTTTATACTCCATATTTCCAGACTGATATCTTACGATATCTATACCGGCGTATGCATTTAGTTGTTTATTATTTTTAAAACGTGTTAAATCCCCTAGTTCAGCTATGATTCTACAGGCTAATTTATCTTTTATTCCGGGAAATGACCGAAGGATCCTGTATTCTTTACGGTCTTTTGACATTTCTGTCATTCTTTGAATGATTTCATCTTGCTCTTCCTCCATCTCTAATATTTTCTTGGCATAATCCCTTACTAACTCACAAGAATAGTCTGTTTCATCAACTGCTGGAAATGAATCCTTTGCGATTTCAATCAATAAAATTGCTCTTTCCTCTAACTTTTTTAATGAATAGTTTTTCTTAGTGCATTTTTTAATACGATTTTTAATAACTGTTTTAGATCGTTTTAATATCAAGTTTGGGTGAGGGAATACTTGTACAAGATTATAATAAAGTTTTGATTTGTTAATAAAAGCCGTATCAAAGTCTGGGAAAGATAATTGTAATGATGCATGTAGTCGATTTTTGTACTGAATCCTCTCTTTCATAATCTCATCATAGCGACGTGACATTGTACGCATCTGTTCGTAATAAGAATCTTCGCGATAAGTTTGGAAATAATCGTTTTTAAAATGATTCTTAGCCAGTTGATGCGCATCACTTATATCTGTTTTGTTTCTTCTTAGAGATTGGGTGTTAAGGTGTGCTAATAAAGGATTTAAAGAATAATAAACGAGATTATTCTCTCGTAAGAATCGTTCTAAAGCAGCCGAATATACTCCAGTCGCTTCAAAAACAAATTCTAAGGTATAATTATTCTTTTCACTTAGATCTTTAATGATTTTACTTAAATTAGAGAATCCCGTTTTTGAATGAATTAACCTCCCTTCAAATTCACAGTTACCTTGCTCGTTGTAAGCGGCCATGGTACTACTCTTTCGACTAACGTCGAAAGCAATAACGCATCTCATTTTCTTCTCCTCCTTAATATTTTTGTAGAAGTCTCCACTTTACCTTATCGATTCCACTTTCTTATACACGGTCTCTGGGGACCCAACATACTAAGCTGATTCAAATAAGGGAGTGAAGTTAGCCAGTTTCCGATCGTCGAACTCAAGGTCCTTAGCGTGATTCGGCTTTACTTCACTTCTACTATAAAAAAATAGTAGCACAAAACCTGGCCTAGGTCTTGTACTACTAATCTTAGTATGTTTCCGCGGGCACGGCTTCAGCTAACTAAGGCAAGCATAGAGCGCTTGCCTTAGTGGATCTTCAGCTCGTGCTATTCCCGCAGGAGTCTCGTGTATTTCACCTGCTGTTTTTAACTTCTAAATTAAATGGCTGCTTCATATCGCGTTTCTATTGATTTAAACTTGAAGTGAATCATAATTCGTTTCTTGAAATTATAAAAATTAAGATAACCGTATGCGACTTTGCTTGACTGAGTTAGCTAAAAGCCGTGCCCACGGAACGCGGAGCTTCGGCTAACTGCGGTTTATAACGTGAGTTATAAAATTAAATATACTCAAAAATAAAAATAACGTTAGTAAGTTTCCAAACTCACCAACGTT
This window contains:
- a CDS encoding CapA family protein, with translation MKLRKVSLLLLIIFILSGCAVEDKQVSFYNQKQIDRSSKVTLAYLPAESYQLSIAAIGDLLIHGRVYDAARIADGFDFMPMVNEVKDYLTNVDIATANQETMIGGEAFGLSTYPQFNSPHEVGDMVKELGIDIVTLANNHTLDRGEQVIYSALDYWDKLGVLYTGSYRDQDDRDHIRVIERNNIAVSFLGYSYGTNGIPVPTGKDYLINLIDQEQIAKDIAKAKEISDVVVMHLHFGDEYIRMPNMFQQELVQYVVDQGVDIVFGHHPHVL
- a CDS encoding IS110 family RNA-guided transposase, which gives rise to MRCVIAFDVSRKSSTMAAYNEQGNCEFEGRLIHSKTGFSNLSKIIKDLSEKNNYTLEFVFEATGVYSAALERFLRENNLVYYSLNPLLAHLNTQSLRRNKTDISDAHQLAKNHFKNDYFQTYREDSYYEQMRTMSRRYDEIMKERIQYKNRLHASLQLSFPDFDTAFINKSKLYYNLVQVFPHPNLILKRSKTVIKNRIKKCTKKNYSLKKLEERAILLIEIAKDSFPAVDETDYSCELVRDYAKKILEMEEEQDEIIQRMTEMSKDRKEYRILRSFPGIKDKLACRIIAELGDLTRFKNNKQLNAYAGIDIVRYQSGNMEYKDRINKRGNSRLRGILYFMIVSMLSAKGKQINHLVDYYYKLKKQPYNKHHKVAVVACMNKFLKVAFHLIQNDLLYDYEKASSQQ
- a CDS encoding DUF368 domain-containing protein, which codes for MEWGNIFRGIMIGASNVVPGISGGTIAVLLGIYDRLIFAINNLFSRKWKDQLTFLIPLGIGMVIATFLFSSGLKWLFEHYPNPTQFSFIGLIIGTLPLLFKESKVKGNIKGYHILLLILSVIIAASFMFFRGDEGLIITEIDLKMYIFLLFSGFLASAAMILPGISGSLILLMMGVYGTIINAVTQLQLDILIVVAVGVGIGVITISKVISYLWNQYPLATYMVIIGLVIGSIFVIFPGWPLSGIDILLSGLALLLGLVIAYLLGRVEYKDNN
- a CDS encoding HD domain-containing protein encodes the protein MLNAQLMRAISYAAVKHDGQKRKVSKEPYIAHPYRVAMLLKEHDCDQDLVIAGLLHDVVEDTDGTIEEIDVLFGHRVAQIVHTVTEKTKTLAWELRKQQSIDQIRHASLDAKLIVCADKIDNLDSIINNEMIYGDNMWYDFERGKSDQQWYYQKMLESVTEGINKTSYHPLMNQFETIVSQFLDL
- a CDS encoding YppG family protein, which codes for MRLNRFFFPPNYQMPNYHQPNQYPPQYSQMTQPYFPPAHPNMPFHQGNWQPPFQGMQGMGVGQKPTAKGVMGYFQNEQGQFDLDKVLNTAGQVANTYQQISPLVKGIGSFLKGS
- a CDS encoding DEAD/DEAH box helicase; amino-acid sequence: MTTFQELNISAPILKALSNMGFEEATPIQEQTIPLGLKGEDVIGQAQTGTGKTAAFGIPMIEQIEKKQRKIQGLVVAPTRELAIQVSEEIHRIGKFKGIRSLPIYGGQQMQRQIRSLKEGPHIVVATPGRLLDHMRRKTINISDVKTIVLDEADEMLNMGFIDDIREILKMIPHERQTLLFSATMPKEIRQIASTMMREPKEVKVKSKQLSVENIEQRFIEVHEKQKFDALTNLLDIHVPELAIIFGRTKKRVDELTDGLQARGFRAEGIHGDLTQGKRMSVLNKFKNGRIEILVATDVAARGLDISNVTHVYNFDIPQDPESYVHRIGRTGRAGKTGVAISFITPREMPHLKLIEKVTNAKVKRMDMPTLADAKRGQQKIALKKLTRAIESQDLDDYREEAAALLEEYDSVTIVAATLKMMTKERRQTPVTLSSVQPLSVKRSKDNRKNFRGKNDSNKKRQFGRKGKPAGRNRKFNNKRASK
- a CDS encoding glutaredoxin family protein translates to MSDEVITVYTSDDCIESQQMIRYLDELGIVYIEKSVSEDRRNLKQLQAKNIYSTPALIYGDKIVLGFLKDKIDRLIKKA
- a CDS encoding DegV family protein; its protein translation is MTIQIITDGGSDLPIEMRDSWRIKVIPLYIHLDNEQIRSEDVTIEDFATRLENSKAIPTTSAAGPYEYYKVFKEIPKDKPIIHFSVSNGVSSAYKHALMAKNMLIEDDPDRQIEIINTESASSGIILLIQETVEKIKAGFNYYELIYFIEDRVKHLRTVFVLKTLDNLIRSGRLDRIRGAVAKTLNVKLLLQASKEGKVEVLEKVRGSKKATIRFIDKIGEYISETANQKLVITHAQAKERLDSIVETIKEKYQFNKIITAEMGPLLSIHAGSEAIVMAFFSDNKRRD
- a CDS encoding ABC transporter ATP-binding protein → MITVKNLSHHFVMGKRGQETTLPVLHDISFSVNAGEIITIIGRSGSGKSTLLNLIGGFIKPIAGQITINNQDVTTFSEGEFADFRLEQIGFIFQNFQLIPSMTAYQNVELPLILKGIKESDRKAITERTLKRVGLEDFHGHYPSELSGGQQQRVGVARALVLNPPIILADEPTGSLDSETEADLLNFIQQLNEELNITFLIITHDEQVARIGHRTIEIQDGRLIEGGDQHAF
- a CDS encoding GNAT family N-acetyltransferase, coding for MIREATIQDLDEIMIIVRDVVKWMHERGSRQWDSSYPSEADYLRDINKRELFVYLLDEKIVAVYTISREGHKEYPSINWASSEPAWTLKRIAINPDYHGRGIADQLIKFAENHAKESGIYRLNTDTYSENFHAQKVFTRHGFQLVDKRVGRRGPIEFFYYEKLLTKED
- a CDS encoding MarR family winged helix-turn-helix transcriptional regulator, producing MDQEKELYKKRKQDPSLKLFVVLSKAYRSVADRVAADIRKSGLNTTEFGVLELLYHSGDQPLQKIGDKILLASGSITYVVDKLEKKQYLKRTQCAEDRRITFASITDKGKELLNEIFPTHWEQIENITAGLSEEEKLVAIELLKKLGKHADLYENN
- a CDS encoding alpha/beta hydrolase; translation: MIGCLCIHGFTGGPYEIEPLTTFLEEKTDWLISVPTLPGHGLDLQLDDYTHQDWLDAADEAYQELAAKVDVVYVVGFSMGGMIAASLAAKYPVAGLIMLSPSRKYLSLVKLAAEVKLLIRDRFFGEIENNLTYQNLKLKRGAIPARAYIEFAKCIAKTRPYLKDIYCPVLVLQGIQDGLVPYQTTHYLTEEIPVEIDVIYYADSKHLICLGDDKEVVINAVYEYLMKIEDRTRKKITS